In one Leptospira fletcheri genomic region, the following are encoded:
- a CDS encoding TlpA family protein disulfide reductase has product MNQVRNFCFLLGILTVLSFSSTVSSEEIENVPLYTLSQERKTLYNELPNLGPGDFLILNFTSSFCIPCKEEVPRLLSLVDTWTRSGRSSGKLVLWIVFLEDTRESAQAAAKDLKIGNRAEVLYDTLNTSMRRLRFSGTPTSYVVNGDRQILFKGSGYSEENWNRMLSALGAKR; this is encoded by the coding sequence ATGAATCAAGTAAGGAATTTCTGTTTTTTGCTCGGGATTCTGACAGTCCTTTCATTCAGCTCCACCGTCAGTTCCGAAGAAATAGAAAACGTACCTCTTTATACGTTATCCCAAGAAAGAAAAACGCTCTATAACGAGCTGCCGAATTTAGGACCAGGCGATTTTTTAATACTGAACTTTACGAGTTCTTTTTGCATACCTTGTAAGGAGGAAGTCCCCAGACTGCTTTCTTTGGTCGATACTTGGACTCGATCGGGACGATCCTCCGGAAAACTGGTCCTTTGGATCGTTTTTTTAGAAGATACGAGGGAGAGCGCCCAAGCTGCAGCCAAGGATTTAAAAATAGGAAATCGGGCTGAAGTCTTATACGACACATTGAACACCAGTATGCGAAGACTCAGATTTTCCGGAACTCCGACTAGTTACGTTGTAAACGGAGATCGCCAAATCCTGTTCAAAGGATCCGGTTACTCCGAGGAAAATTGGAATCGTATGTTGTCCGCACTCGGAGCCAAAAGGTAA
- a CDS encoding acetyl-CoA acetyltransferase, whose amino-acid sequence MKDTVYVLGGEQTDFQRNWTKEGKTFMSMFREAIQDGLEKVGLTPDEIKKLNKQNRIGVFVGNFDAEQYATQGHLGAFLTEVDPCFYGVPGARYEAACASGSVALDAAQTKLRAKDYDVAIVVGLEIMKTVSSSVGGDFLGTAAYYEKEARGVQFPFPKLFGKLADVILERYKLEEKRFMGALAEISKINYANAKRNPKAQTRSWFMNREHADARGGSFNMAVGGRLCITDCSQVTDGAAVVVLANKNYAEEFAKKKGTKLSAYPKIKGWGHRVAPITFEAKVAESKGEKWILPWTRQTVKDAYDRAGMGTKDIDVFETHDCFTSSEYAAISAFGISQPGKEHEAIEDGVIAFDGKKPINTSGGLIGAGHPVGASGVRMMLDLYKQVTETAGDYQIGGAKNGLMLNIGGSATTNYVFILGK is encoded by the coding sequence ATGAAAGATACCGTTTACGTACTCGGCGGAGAGCAAACCGACTTCCAAAGAAACTGGACCAAGGAAGGAAAAACCTTTATGTCCATGTTCCGGGAAGCGATCCAAGACGGATTAGAAAAAGTCGGCCTTACCCCGGACGAGATCAAAAAACTGAATAAACAGAACCGGATCGGAGTTTTCGTAGGAAACTTCGACGCAGAACAGTATGCCACCCAAGGCCATTTGGGCGCTTTTTTAACCGAAGTGGATCCCTGTTTTTACGGAGTTCCCGGTGCGCGTTACGAAGCGGCTTGTGCTTCCGGTTCCGTCGCGCTCGACGCGGCCCAAACCAAACTTCGTGCGAAGGATTACGACGTCGCAATCGTAGTCGGATTAGAAATCATGAAAACGGTTTCTTCTTCCGTGGGCGGAGACTTTCTAGGAACTGCCGCTTATTACGAAAAGGAAGCGAGAGGAGTCCAATTCCCTTTCCCTAAATTATTCGGAAAGCTCGCAGACGTTATTTTAGAAAGATATAAACTGGAAGAAAAACGTTTTATGGGAGCGTTGGCCGAAATCTCGAAGATCAATTACGCGAATGCGAAACGCAACCCGAAAGCACAAACCCGTTCCTGGTTTATGAATCGAGAGCACGCGGACGCGAGAGGCGGTTCCTTCAACATGGCTGTAGGCGGACGTCTTTGCATCACGGATTGTTCTCAAGTCACCGACGGAGCCGCAGTGGTAGTTCTTGCGAATAAGAATTATGCGGAAGAGTTTGCGAAGAAAAAGGGAACAAAGCTTTCCGCTTATCCTAAGATCAAAGGTTGGGGACATAGAGTAGCACCCATCACCTTCGAAGCGAAAGTCGCAGAATCCAAAGGGGAAAAATGGATTCTTCCCTGGACTCGCCAGACCGTAAAAGACGCTTACGATCGTGCGGGAATGGGCACCAAAGACATAGACGTCTTCGAAACCCACGACTGCTTCACTTCCTCGGAATACGCAGCCATTTCCGCCTTCGGAATCAGCCAACCGGGCAAGGAACACGAGGCGATCGAAGACGGAGTGATCGCTTTCGACGGGAAGAAACCGATCAACACTTCCGGCGGATTAATCGGAGCTGGTCACCCCGTAGGTGCATCCGGAGTCCGAATGATGCTCGACTTGTACAAACAGGTTACGGAAACCGCAGGGGATTATCAGATCGGGGGAGCAAAGAACGGCTTGATGTTGAACATCGGCGGTTCGGCGACCACCAATTACGTGTTCATCCTCGGAAAATAA
- a CDS encoding 3-hydroxyacyl-CoA dehydrogenase family protein, producing MREIKTVTVLGANGTMGAGSAAIVAAFGKAKVHMLARDVNKAKEGIEKAVASVKTDTIRPRLIPGSYDQDLEKAVSESDWVFELVAESYEVKEPINKRIAKARKPGTIVSTVSSGLSIARLADAFDEDGKKHYYGTHFFNPPYKMILCELVTHKGNDKKVTKKLGEYLEKTLGRAVVYTNDTPAFAGNRIGFQLINEVAQKAEEYSDKGGIALMDAIMSGYTGRAMAPLDTADFVGLDVHKAIVDNLYEMTKDAAHSTFKLPGYFQKLIDRGDLGRKSGQGLFKMTKTPDGKKEKLYYDIKGDLYVPVPKFDIPFIKEANRRIGEADYVGAMNIVKEAKGLEADLARYFIARYVSYSLSIVGEVVDSKEMADLAMGTGFNWAPASAFVDFLGGPKEAISLITKAKLPVPDVLAKAKAGKSFYQLKDILDARSLFKG from the coding sequence ATGAGGGAAATCAAAACCGTAACCGTCCTTGGCGCGAATGGAACTATGGGCGCCGGATCTGCCGCAATTGTAGCCGCCTTTGGAAAGGCGAAGGTCCATATGTTGGCTCGGGATGTGAATAAAGCGAAAGAAGGTATCGAAAAAGCGGTAGCTTCCGTCAAGACGGACACGATTCGTCCGCGTTTGATTCCCGGTTCCTACGACCAAGACCTGGAAAAAGCGGTTTCCGAATCGGATTGGGTATTCGAACTCGTCGCCGAAAGTTACGAAGTAAAAGAACCGATCAACAAACGAATCGCCAAAGCCCGTAAACCCGGAACGATCGTATCAACTGTCTCTTCCGGACTTTCCATCGCTCGTTTGGCGGACGCCTTTGACGAAGACGGAAAAAAACATTATTACGGAACCCACTTCTTCAATCCTCCTTATAAGATGATTCTTTGCGAACTCGTTACGCACAAAGGCAACGACAAAAAAGTAACGAAGAAATTGGGAGAGTATTTGGAAAAAACCCTCGGTCGTGCCGTCGTTTATACGAACGATACTCCCGCCTTCGCAGGAAATAGGATCGGATTCCAATTGATTAACGAAGTCGCCCAAAAAGCGGAAGAATATTCCGACAAGGGCGGGATCGCCCTGATGGATGCGATCATGAGCGGATACACCGGTAGGGCGATGGCTCCTCTGGACACCGCGGACTTTGTGGGCTTGGATGTTCATAAAGCGATTGTAGACAATCTCTACGAGATGACCAAGGACGCGGCTCATTCAACTTTCAAACTTCCCGGTTATTTCCAAAAACTCATCGATCGGGGCGATCTAGGTCGCAAGTCCGGACAAGGACTATTTAAGATGACCAAGACTCCCGACGGAAAAAAAGAGAAACTATATTACGATATCAAGGGAGACCTTTATGTTCCCGTTCCCAAGTTCGATATTCCGTTCATAAAGGAAGCGAACCGGAGGATCGGAGAGGCCGATTACGTCGGAGCCATGAACATAGTCAAAGAAGCCAAAGGCTTGGAAGCGGATCTCGCACGCTATTTCATCGCGCGCTATGTCAGCTACTCTCTCTCTATCGTAGGAGAGGTCGTAGATTCAAAAGAGATGGCGGACCTTGCCATGGGTACCGGATTCAACTGGGCTCCCGCTTCGGCATTCGTCGATTTTCTAGGCGGTCCCAAAGAAGCCATCAGTCTAATTACCAAGGCAAAACTTCCCGTACCGGATGTTTTGGCCAAAGCGAAAGCCGGGAAATCTTTCTACCAACTGAAGGATATCCTGGATGCTCGTTCTCTTTTTAAAGGATAA
- the amt gene encoding ammonium transporter, giving the protein MPTEKSLLDILWVLVCSGLVLIMQGGFLVLESGLTRAKNSINVAIKNVADFGVATLLFYSFGFGLMFGTSWNSVFGTSLFFPDFQPGDAWAPTFFIFQLVFCGTSATIVSGAVAERLKFSSYMLATALISGFIYPIVGHWSWGAGILEQKNGWLSKIGFHDFAGSTLVHSVGGWVSLALLTVVGPRIGRFPKDSAPMQVTGSNLPMAMLGGILLWFGWMGFNGGSTLSFDGKVPGIILNTVVSSGFSMIVAMMIAWGIKGFPEPTAPLNGSLIGLVAVTAGADCLTPFQSAIVGSIAGLLIYPSELLLEKLKIDDAVGAVPVHLIGGIWGTLAVGFFGDLSAMETEIGRFSLIIAQLVGILSIGIFSFGISFLVFWALNRIFPLRVDGEEERLGLNISEHNATTELIDLFLAMDYQRKTGDLAKDVPVEPFTEVGQIAERYNLVLGKVRTTLAENEQARVEIAEAYERVRHEQDRAEKLLLNVLPPSIAAELKQNAGLIAESYPDVSILFADIVGFTRLSSKMKPESVVRILNQIFSHFDILAEKYRLEKIKTIGDAYMAVGGLPVPEKDHPLLVAHMAWDMKEILSRFKLKKSRMGLRMRIGINTGPVVAGVIGTKKFIYDIWGDAVNLASRMESHGVPGEIQVTESTAEAIRSDFELVERGNIEVKGKGFVKAFLVRRRIRNPEESLSHLNFSLGTN; this is encoded by the coding sequence ATGCCGACAGAAAAGAGTTTATTGGATATTTTATGGGTTTTGGTCTGCTCGGGTTTGGTTCTAATCATGCAGGGCGGATTTTTAGTCCTAGAGTCCGGACTTACTCGTGCCAAGAATTCGATCAACGTCGCCATTAAGAACGTCGCGGATTTCGGGGTGGCGACTCTTCTTTTCTACTCTTTCGGTTTCGGCCTTATGTTCGGAACCTCTTGGAACAGCGTATTCGGAACTTCTCTTTTCTTTCCCGATTTTCAACCGGGAGACGCGTGGGCACCCACGTTTTTTATCTTCCAATTAGTATTCTGCGGAACGTCGGCCACCATCGTTTCCGGGGCGGTCGCCGAGAGACTGAAATTCAGTTCTTATATGTTGGCAACTGCTCTGATCTCCGGATTCATCTATCCGATCGTAGGGCATTGGAGTTGGGGAGCCGGAATCTTGGAGCAAAAGAACGGATGGCTTTCGAAGATAGGCTTTCACGATTTTGCGGGATCCACATTGGTTCATAGCGTAGGCGGATGGGTTTCGCTTGCTCTTTTAACGGTAGTCGGCCCTAGGATCGGAAGGTTCCCGAAAGATTCCGCGCCAATGCAGGTTACAGGTAGCAACCTTCCGATGGCGATGCTGGGCGGAATCTTACTCTGGTTCGGCTGGATGGGATTTAACGGAGGAAGCACTTTGTCCTTCGACGGGAAAGTTCCGGGAATCATTCTGAACACAGTGGTTTCTTCCGGTTTTTCCATGATAGTTGCGATGATGATCGCATGGGGGATCAAAGGTTTTCCGGAGCCGACTGCTCCTCTGAACGGTTCTCTGATCGGTCTGGTTGCCGTGACTGCCGGTGCGGATTGTCTGACTCCTTTCCAATCCGCGATCGTAGGTTCGATTGCGGGACTTCTGATCTATCCTTCCGAGCTGCTCCTGGAAAAGTTGAAAATCGACGATGCCGTCGGAGCTGTTCCCGTGCATTTGATCGGAGGAATTTGGGGAACCTTGGCCGTAGGTTTCTTCGGAGATCTATCGGCAATGGAAACGGAAATCGGAAGGTTTTCCCTCATAATCGCGCAGCTCGTAGGAATTCTGAGCATAGGAATCTTTTCTTTCGGAATTTCTTTTTTGGTCTTCTGGGCTTTGAACCGGATTTTCCCGCTAAGAGTGGACGGGGAAGAGGAGCGTCTAGGCCTGAATATATCGGAACACAACGCGACGACGGAACTCATCGATCTTTTTTTGGCCATGGATTATCAGAGAAAGACCGGAGATTTGGCGAAAGACGTTCCGGTAGAACCTTTTACGGAAGTGGGACAGATCGCGGAACGTTACAATCTCGTTCTAGGAAAGGTAAGAACGACACTCGCCGAAAACGAACAAGCTAGAGTGGAAATCGCGGAAGCGTACGAAAGAGTCCGACACGAACAGGACCGCGCGGAAAAACTGCTTTTAAACGTTCTTCCCCCTTCTATCGCTGCGGAACTCAAACAAAATGCCGGTTTGATCGCCGAAAGCTATCCGGACGTCTCGATTTTATTCGCGGATATCGTCGGTTTTACCCGACTTTCTTCGAAAATGAAACCGGAATCCGTCGTTCGGATTTTAAACCAAATCTTCTCCCATTTCGATATTTTGGCCGAAAAATACCGTTTGGAAAAGATCAAGACGATCGGAGACGCGTATATGGCCGTAGGAGGACTTCCTGTTCCGGAAAAGGATCATCCATTGCTAGTAGCGCACATGGCCTGGGATATGAAAGAGATCTTATCCCGATTCAAACTGAAAAAATCGAGAATGGGACTTCGTATGAGGATAGGAATCAACACAGGACCAGTGGTCGCAGGCGTGATCGGAACCAAGAAATTCATCTATGATATCTGGGGTGATGCCGTGAATCTAGCGAGTCGCATGGAATCCCACGGGGTTCCAGGGGAAATTCAGGTTACGGAATCGACTGCAGAGGCGATTCGTTCCGATTTCGAGCTCGTCGAACGAGGAAATATAGAAGTAAAGGGCAAAGGATTCGTAAAAGCCTTCTTAGTAAGGCGTCGGATTCGCAATCCTGAGGAAAGTCTGAGTCATTTGAACTTTTCTTTAGGAACGAATTGA
- a CDS encoding DUF6150 family protein: MYISEILPVDSLEIADFKIYYTNYKSEADLIVYVTNYRQEALGKEEIWHFTEYRSDAGAKVFVTENRSEADLIIYRSSYKSEAGWTKAHPLRGKLH, encoded by the coding sequence ATGTACATCTCGGAAATTTTACCGGTAGATTCCCTCGAAATTGCGGATTTTAAGATCTATTATACAAACTATAAGAGCGAAGCCGATCTTATCGTCTATGTGACGAACTATCGCCAAGAGGCTTTGGGGAAAGAGGAGATTTGGCATTTTACCGAGTATCGTTCAGACGCAGGCGCCAAAGTGTTTGTTACGGAAAACCGGTCGGAAGCCGATCTCATCATATATCGGAGTTCCTACAAATCGGAAGCGGGCTGGACCAAAGCTCACCCTTTACGAGGTAAGCTTCATTAA
- the cyoE gene encoding heme o synthase, protein MNQFFSDWNLLLKPRVSSLVLATAVPGLYLGSQTSPPGMLLFATLFGTFLMSSASFIFNQVIEKDKDAKMKRTANRPIPAGRISSPKALAVGFILMILSFAILYYFANLLAALCAFSALVAYVFLYTILLKPRTHQNIVIGGVAGCVGPLIGYAAASNSLPLPSWILFLMIFLWTPAHFWALAIFLKEDYSDANFPMLPVVKGVKETGRSILFYTVLYVCSVLYFYWAEPSMGTLYLISAILLSAAILYLSFKLFLNPEPKFARGFFFFSILHLFLVNILILVDHAIA, encoded by the coding sequence ATGAACCAATTTTTTTCGGATTGGAATCTGCTGCTGAAACCTAGGGTTTCCTCTTTGGTTTTAGCTACCGCCGTTCCCGGACTGTACTTGGGTTCGCAAACTTCGCCGCCAGGAATGCTCCTATTTGCCACCTTGTTCGGAACCTTCCTAATGTCTTCTGCGTCCTTTATCTTCAATCAAGTGATCGAAAAGGATAAAGACGCCAAAATGAAACGGACTGCGAACAGACCGATTCCGGCGGGACGAATCAGTTCTCCGAAAGCGCTTGCAGTAGGTTTTATCCTGATGATTCTTTCCTTTGCGATACTCTACTATTTCGCAAATTTACTTGCGGCTCTCTGCGCGTTCTCCGCTCTGGTGGCGTACGTCTTTCTGTATACGATCCTTTTAAAACCGAGAACACACCAGAATATAGTGATCGGGGGAGTCGCAGGTTGTGTCGGGCCTTTGATCGGATACGCGGCCGCGAGTAATTCGCTCCCTCTCCCTTCTTGGATTCTTTTTCTAATGATCTTCCTCTGGACTCCGGCGCATTTCTGGGCCCTCGCGATCTTTTTAAAGGAAGACTATAGCGATGCGAATTTTCCCATGCTCCCGGTCGTAAAAGGAGTGAAAGAGACAGGCCGTTCCATTCTATTCTATACGGTCCTTTATGTCTGCTCCGTCCTCTATTTTTACTGGGCAGAACCTTCGATGGGAACTCTTTATCTGATATCGGCCATCCTACTTAGCGCCGCGATTCTGTATCTGTCCTTTAAACTCTTCCTCAATCCTGAGCCGAAATTCGCTCGCGGGTTTTTCTTTTTCAGTATCCTTCATCTATTTTTAGTCAATATTCTCATTCTCGTCGATCACGCGATTGCATAA
- a CDS encoding COX15/CtaA family protein, whose protein sequence is MTTSGFSQIRKFSLYLSIYSFLVFLNLLYGPLVRATDSGLACPDWPLCFGKVFPDFDFGIFMEVGHRYYSMILGFILLGGTVWVSVSNELRKPFLKYFLLAILLIASQANLGRLTVTLLLDPTSVNLHLLNAILFLLCIVTATMKAREMETGVINPSYFSLKTLFSGGQIVLFIGVLVILLQIVLGARVSSHYAGLACPEFPTCNGEWIPSVYEEKTAIQVQHRFGAYLVVFFVFVVNLYGTLNRFSQKIRKYVRISVVLVLLQFLLGILNVMYKLPKLVTAAHTGVAVLLLCAMYAVWILRARESAEGKVS, encoded by the coding sequence ATGACTACGTCGGGTTTCTCTCAAATTCGCAAATTTTCCCTTTACCTTAGTATTTATTCCTTCCTGGTTTTTTTGAACCTTTTGTACGGACCTTTAGTAAGAGCTACCGATTCCGGCCTGGCTTGTCCCGATTGGCCCCTTTGTTTCGGAAAGGTTTTTCCCGATTTCGATTTCGGTATCTTTATGGAAGTGGGTCATCGCTACTATTCGATGATTCTTGGATTCATTTTATTGGGCGGAACCGTCTGGGTTTCAGTTTCCAACGAGTTGCGTAAGCCTTTCCTAAAATATTTTCTCCTGGCGATCCTCCTCATCGCATCGCAGGCGAATCTAGGCAGACTGACCGTTACCCTTTTGCTGGATCCCACTTCGGTGAATCTTCACCTGTTAAACGCGATTCTATTCCTACTTTGCATCGTAACGGCTACGATGAAAGCCAGAGAAATGGAAACCGGTGTAATCAATCCTTCGTATTTTTCACTGAAAACCCTTTTTTCCGGCGGACAGATCGTTCTGTTCATCGGAGTGCTGGTCATTCTTCTTCAAATCGTTTTAGGAGCAAGAGTGAGTTCCCATTATGCCGGACTTGCTTGTCCTGAATTCCCGACATGTAACGGAGAATGGATTCCGAGCGTTTACGAGGAAAAAACCGCAATCCAAGTGCAACATAGATTCGGAGCGTATCTCGTCGTATTTTTCGTCTTCGTGGTAAATCTTTATGGAACTCTAAACCGATTCTCGCAAAAGATACGGAAATACGTTCGGATATCGGTAGTCCTAGTTCTTTTACAATTCCTATTAGGAATTTTGAATGTTATGTACAAATTACCCAAACTAGTGACTGCCGCCCATACCGGCGTCGCAGTCTTACTACTTTGCGCGATGTATGCCGTTTGGATTTTACGAGCCCGAGAATCGGCCGAAGGAAAGGTTTCCTAA
- a CDS encoding SCO family protein, with the protein MLSKFAFRLTTLFALVIPFSALFSFDTEKRIPPHEVPPELKGVGVVEKLGDSIDRNLIFVNEDGKQVKLGDYLEDGKPLLLTLIYYRCPTLCNFHLNGISDVLKQLNWQVGKEFKYVAVSFDPKEKPELAKPKKDAYIKDYGRGDGSGWSFLTGKDPEIKALASSLGFSYKWNPENEQWVHESVAYVITPEGKISRYLKGIMFDERTLRLSLVEASNGKIGDLSDRIALFCFQFDPSKNRYTLYAYNIMRVGAFFTMIALAAFLFRFWKKQNSNINT; encoded by the coding sequence ATTCTTTCAAAATTCGCATTTCGTTTAACAACGCTTTTTGCGCTGGTTATCCCCTTTTCGGCCCTTTTTTCTTTCGATACGGAAAAGCGCATCCCTCCCCATGAAGTCCCTCCCGAACTCAAGGGAGTCGGAGTCGTGGAAAAATTGGGAGATTCCATCGATCGGAACCTTATTTTCGTGAATGAGGATGGGAAGCAGGTCAAGCTCGGAGACTATCTGGAAGACGGAAAACCTCTTCTTTTGACTCTGATCTATTACCGATGCCCGACTCTTTGCAATTTTCATCTGAACGGAATTTCCGACGTATTGAAGCAGCTGAATTGGCAGGTCGGCAAAGAATTCAAATATGTCGCGGTGAGTTTTGATCCTAAGGAAAAGCCCGAATTGGCCAAACCTAAAAAGGATGCCTACATAAAAGATTACGGCCGCGGAGACGGATCCGGATGGAGCTTTTTGACCGGAAAGGATCCGGAAATCAAAGCGCTGGCGTCCAGTCTCGGCTTTTCCTACAAATGGAATCCTGAAAATGAGCAGTGGGTTCACGAATCCGTGGCCTATGTGATCACACCCGAAGGAAAAATTTCCCGTTATTTGAAAGGGATCATGTTCGACGAGAGGACACTTAGACTCTCTTTGGTGGAAGCAAGTAACGGCAAAATCGGCGATTTGAGCGATCGGATCGCCCTTTTTTGCTTCCAATTTGATCCATCCAAAAATAGGTATACATTATACGCTTACAATATCATGCGAGTCGGCGCTTTCTTTACGATGATTGCCCTCGCAGCGTTCTTATTCCGCTTTTGGAAGAAACAAAACTCGAATATCAACACATAA
- the coxB gene encoding cytochrome c oxidase subunit II: MNWYHFITATSFMPVPASAAAAGVDYLYAFLLISGLISFVILIGGMTIFIIRYRRQSETQKSAYITHNTLAEFLWSFIPFVIMMVIFAWGWVVFDDLRKVGVAGDVEVHVTARQWAWSFQYKDGIKVSSPTSDKLNPEIANSTLLKPGIVVLPIGKTVRFILTSDDVLHSFYVPAFRNKMDAVPGRRTTFTFKPIEKGDFTVFCTEYCGTSHSNMMATIRVVDSEQYAAWIGEQKAAAANAGNANPADKGKALYTELGCNSCHSLDGSRIVGPSFKGLYGNKREFADGSTGKGDDEYIKQSILVPTAKIVAGFPPAMPSFQGRVSNEQMTDIIEFIKTLK; this comes from the coding sequence ATGAACTGGTACCATTTTATTACGGCCACGAGCTTTATGCCGGTTCCGGCTTCTGCAGCTGCGGCCGGTGTGGATTATCTTTACGCGTTCTTACTAATCTCCGGCTTGATTTCTTTCGTGATTCTGATTGGCGGGATGACGATCTTTATCATCCGGTACAGAAGACAGTCAGAAACCCAAAAAAGCGCTTACATCACTCATAACACATTAGCGGAATTTCTCTGGTCCTTCATTCCGTTTGTGATCATGATGGTGATCTTTGCCTGGGGGTGGGTGGTCTTCGACGATCTGCGAAAAGTGGGTGTTGCCGGAGATGTGGAAGTTCACGTGACTGCTCGCCAATGGGCCTGGTCTTTTCAATACAAGGACGGCATTAAGGTAAGCAGCCCTACTTCGGATAAATTGAATCCGGAGATCGCGAATTCTACTCTTTTGAAGCCGGGAATCGTAGTGCTTCCTATTGGAAAAACTGTTCGTTTCATCCTCACTTCGGACGACGTTCTGCACAGTTTCTATGTTCCTGCCTTTCGTAACAAGATGGACGCGGTTCCCGGAAGACGGACCACGTTTACGTTTAAGCCGATTGAAAAAGGCGATTTTACTGTATTCTGTACCGAATATTGCGGAACTTCCCACTCCAACATGATGGCGACCATTCGTGTGGTGGATTCCGAGCAGTATGCTGCTTGGATCGGCGAGCAAAAAGCGGCTGCGGCAAATGCCGGAAACGCAAACCCTGCGGACAAGGGAAAGGCGCTGTATACCGAGTTAGGCTGTAATAGTTGCCATTCCCTGGATGGTTCCCGGATCGTAGGTCCTTCTTTCAAAGGACTTTATGGAAACAAGCGTGAATTCGCTGACGGATCCACCGGAAAGGGCGACGACGAATACATTAAGCAGTCCATCCTCGTTCCGACCGCCAAAATAGTCGCAGGCTTTCCGCCCGCTATGCCTTCTTTCCAAGGAAGAGTATCAAACGAGCAGATGACCGATATCATCGAATTCATTAAGACGCTTAAATAG
- the ctaD gene encoding cytochrome c oxidase subunit I: MSHAATSAHTEHNYLNHQKGIWSWLTTLDHKRIGIMYFIAIMSFFLLGGIFALLVRAELFTPGKTLFSADVYNRMMTYHGAIMVFMVIVPGIPAIFGNFVLPIMIGAKDVAFPRLNLMSWYMLMIGALITGSTLFMDRVDTGWTFYTPYSSIKTGMGVIPMVLGVFIIGFSSILTGLNFIVTTHKLRAPGITMTRIPLMVWALYSTAILQVLATPVLAITLLLLVAEKTLGVGIFDPQLGGDPVLFQHFFWFYSHPAVYIMILPAMGVISELVATFSRKVIFGYTAIAYSSLAIAGVSFLVWGHHMFVSGQSEFAGLLFSVITMLVGVPTAIKLFNWIATMYRGSVRLDAPMLFALGFMFLFTIGGLTGVYLASTGMDIHFHDTYFVVAHFHYVMVGGTLMALMGALIYWFPKVTGKMTNDTLGRISWVFIFSGFNVTFYPQFILGAMGMPRRYYDYLPTFTELNQMSTVGSWLIGTGFIVGLVAVIHGLIAGEKAGNDPWGGKTLEWTIPSPPPHENFDKTPVVTGGPYEYR; this comes from the coding sequence ATGTCACACGCAGCTACTAGCGCACATACCGAACATAATTACTTGAACCATCAAAAAGGGATCTGGTCGTGGTTGACCACTCTGGATCACAAACGGATCGGGATTATGTATTTCATCGCCATCATGTCTTTCTTTTTGTTGGGAGGAATTTTCGCACTTTTGGTTCGTGCGGAATTGTTCACCCCGGGTAAGACCTTGTTTTCGGCGGATGTCTATAACAGAATGATGACCTACCATGGCGCGATCATGGTGTTTATGGTGATCGTTCCCGGAATCCCTGCCATTTTCGGTAACTTTGTCCTGCCGATCATGATAGGCGCGAAAGACGTCGCTTTTCCGAGATTGAACTTAATGAGTTGGTACATGCTGATGATCGGCGCTCTGATTACCGGCTCTACTCTGTTCATGGATCGTGTCGACACCGGTTGGACGTTCTATACTCCCTATTCTTCCATTAAAACCGGAATGGGAGTGATCCCTATGGTGCTCGGGGTCTTTATCATCGGATTTTCTTCCATTCTAACGGGACTAAACTTCATCGTTACCACGCACAAACTTCGTGCCCCTGGAATCACGATGACTCGAATCCCATTGATGGTTTGGGCTCTATATTCCACTGCCATCCTGCAAGTATTGGCCACTCCGGTTCTTGCGATCACCTTATTGCTTTTGGTGGCCGAAAAAACCTTAGGTGTGGGAATTTTTGATCCGCAATTAGGCGGAGATCCAGTTCTCTTCCAGCATTTCTTCTGGTTTTATTCGCACCCTGCCGTTTATATCATGATTCTCCCTGCCATGGGAGTAATCTCCGAATTGGTCGCGACATTTTCCCGCAAAGTCATCTTCGGATATACGGCGATCGCGTATTCTTCACTTGCGATTGCAGGAGTTTCCTTCTTGGTTTGGGGACACCATATGTTCGTATCGGGGCAATCCGAATTTGCCGGTTTGCTTTTCTCCGTAATTACGATGCTTGTGGGAGTTCCTACTGCGATCAAACTGTTCAACTGGATCGCTACGATGTATCGCGGAAGTGTCCGGTTGGACGCTCCTATGCTCTTTGCATTGGGATTCATGTTCCTATTCACCATCGGAGGACTCACAGGAGTGTATCTGGCCTCCACTGGGATGGACATTCACTTCCATGACACGTATTTCGTGGTGGCTCACTTCCACTACGTGATGGTGGGAGGAACCTTAATGGCTCTTATGGGAGCCCTGATTTATTGGTTCCCGAAAGTAACCGGCAAAATGACCAACGATACGTTAGGAAGGATTTCCTGGGTCTTTATCTTTTCCGGATTTAACGTGACTTTCTATCCTCAGTTCATTTTGGGCGCAATGGGAATGCCTCGTAGATACTACGATTATCTTCCCACTTTTACCGAATTGAACCAGATGTCGACGGTAGGGTCCTGGCTCATCGGGACCGGTTTTATCGTGGGTTTAGTTGCGGTAATTCACGGTTTGATCGCCGGTGAAAAAGCAGGAAATGACCCTTGGGGAGGAAAAACTCTGGAATGGACGATTCCTTCTCCCCCGCCTCATGAAAATTTTGACAAAACCCCAGTCGTAACGGGAGGACCCTATGAGTACCGCTAA